The Toxorhynchites rutilus septentrionalis strain SRP chromosome 3, ASM2978413v1, whole genome shotgun sequence genome includes a region encoding these proteins:
- the LOC129775255 gene encoding probable cationic amino acid transporter: MAFPVGSLWDVVVSGTGGRWTMGTLILAHLIAYNETGGPGAMIGMAIGAVFSIFAGLCKSSVKSLQMYYIRTTHRTDFFHLFLAKWLDILALFSACAVLVRTLSSSLDAMTGGLVRMYILGRNSPANEPWPDVIGVMVIFLISGMFMLGLENTKIFGFLMFLGVAAVGTIIGVVTGLRGNFKQFTSEPILPEGISGLLSGAALSTFSFSNDLFNGNYCRRLLGLVVILVVLLSNELIGMCLTTLTKFSTNRDYEAVPMLAILENKDFHKAIPAIACLLVLTCSGALLELFPEMYYQIVQLTTSDWRILAKQIGYENKDSGSPILAVFTGGSLCAMLAFACPLENLIYILAASNVLATFLRAFYLLYIPFRPQYTEQQSDSSLAYSRLNSSIKPPSSQSSSHKSKKSVWFFKRPSTVSLAHHVLPSNRANKSNAREEHEREWLLLGEPPSPKAPDIPPNMESTVLSDQTSDIECIALAKPENCDTDEESSTDIDAIVDEYRQKMTVSTAGPLDSNTLRLPTATSWRFALLLIALIIGGSILTSTGLMLWEMNSVIVGANAVLIPSTILMLIPRYAQTTSTSPAVITCAVTILASTILFAASFLQSWPALLLWFFAGLFLFIRCDTWCCLCLERPTSDHHQTLIASVSGTKTTIRVPRPPKGSIIPARIVGHS, encoded by the exons GGCCTTCCCGGTGGGGTCTCTTTGGGACGTGGTCGTCAGCGGCACCGGAGGACGCTGGACCATGGGTACGCTCATCCTGGCACATCTGATTGCGTACAACGAAACCGGTGGCCCAGGTGCGATGATTGGGATGGCAATCGGCGCTGTGTTTTCCATTTTTGCCG GTCTATGCAAATCGAGCGTTAAATCGCTCCAAATGTATTACATTCGTACCACCCATCGGACGGACTTCTTCCACCTGTTTCTCGCCAAGTGGCTGGACATATTGGCGCTGTTCTCGGCCTGTGCGGTGCTCGTGAGGACACTCAGCTCGTCGCTCGACGCCATGACGGGGGGATTGGTGAGGATGTACATTCTCG GTCGTAATTCCCCCGCCAACGAACCGTGGCCGGATGTAATTGGTGTAATGGTTATTTTTCTCATCTCCGGAATGTTTATGCTCGGACTGGAAAACACTAAGATTTTCGGTTTTCTTATGTTTCTGGGGGTGGCTGCGGTGGGAACGATAATCGGTGTTGTCACTGGCTTGAGAGGCAACTTTAAACAGTTCACCAGCGAACCCATTCTGCCGGAGGGAATCTCTGGG CTACTTTCTGGCGCGGCGCTATCAACGTTTAGCTTCTCGAATGATCTTTTTAACGGCAATTATTGCAGGCGATTATTGGGATTAGTTGTTATTCTGGTTGTTTTGCTATCTAACGAACTTATTGGTATGTGTTTGACGACATTGACTAAATTTAG CACTAATCGCGACTATGAAGCCGTCCCGATGTTGGCGATTCTAGAGAATAAGGACTTTCATAAGGCAATCCCCGCTATCGCCTGTCTGCTGGTGCTAACCTGTTCCGGAGCTTTGCTGGAACTGTTTCCGGAAATGTACTACCAAATAGTGCAACTGACAACTTCCGATTGGAGAATTCTTGCCAAGCAAATAGGGTACGAGAACAAAGACAGTGGAAGTCCGATCCTAGCGGTGTTTACTGGAGGAAGTTTGTGCGCTATGCTGGCCTTCGCATGTCCGCTGGAGAATTTAATCTACATCCTGGCAGCGAGTAATGTGTTGGCAACCTTCCTAAGGGCCTTTTACTTGTTGTATATACCCTTCCGGCCACAGTATACCGAGCAGCAAA GCGACTCTTCGCTAGCATACAGTCGACTCAATTCTTCCATCAAACCACCATCTTCCCAGTCGAGTAGCCACAAGTCGAAGAAATCGGTGTGGTTCTTCAAAAGGCCTTCCACAGTATCCCTAGCCCATCACGTCCTGCCAAGCAACCGTGCCAACAAGAGCAACGCCCGGGAGGAACACGAACGCGAGTGGCTGCTGCTGGGGGAGCCACCCTCGCCGAAGGCTCCCGACATCCCACCAAACATGGAATCGACCGTTCTTTCGGATCAGACCTCCGACATCGAGTGTATTGCCCTGGCGAAGCCGGAGAATTGCGACACCGACGAGGAAAGCTCCACAGACATAGACGCCATCGTGGATGAGTATCGACAGAAGATGACGGTTTCCACGGCTGGTCCACTGGACAGTAACACGCTGCGACTTCCGACGGCCACAAGCTGGCGGTTCGCACTGCTGCTGATCGCACTAATCATCGGGGGAAGTATCCTTACTTCGACAGGTCTGATGCTGTGGGAGATGAATTCAGTTATCGTAGGAGCGAACG CGGTTTTAATTCCGTCCACAATTTTGATGCTAATCCCTCGGTACGCTCAAACGACGTCAACCTCGCCGGCGGTCATTACTTGTGCGGTAACTATTCTGGCATCCACAATCCTATTCGCGGCTTCGTTTCTACAGTCATGGCCCGCACTGCTTCTATGGTTTTTCGCAG GTCTATTCCTGTTCATCCGATGTGACACGTGGTGTTGCCTTTGTTTGGAGCGTCCGACTTCGGACCACCATCAGACGCTGATTGCTAGTGTATCCGGTACTAAAACCACCATCCGAGTGCCCCGACCCCCGAAGGGATCAATAATTCCAGCCCGCATCGTGGGCCACAGCTGA